The DNA window AACATCCTCTGAACAATCTGTTCTTTGCTCATCTCAAGGGAAAAAATTAAAACTGGGATTTTTTCTACTCCTGAATTCAAATTAAGTGCGATATTACAGGCAAGGGCAGTTTTCCCCATTGATGGTCTTGAAGCAATAATAATAAAATCAGATGGATGAAGACCTGTTGTCATTTTGTCAAGGTCAATAAAGCCAGTTGGAAGGCCTGTAACATAACCTCTCTTATCCTGAATTTTTTCTATGTTTTCAATTGCATCTCTAATAAGGTTCTTTAAAGGATACGCTTCCCTTTCTATTTTATTCTGGCTTACTTCAAATATCAATGATTCTGCTTTGTCAAGAAGTGTCTCAACTTCATCCTGCTGATTATATGCTTCAGAAATAATTTTTGTAGCATTTGAGATTAAAGACCTCAATATATATTTTTCTCTGACTATTTTCATATAATCATCAACATATGCAGATGTTGGAACAGTTTCAACAATATGGGTAAGATATTCTACTCCACCAATTTCTTTAAGTGCATTTTCTCCTTTTAATATTTCTGTTAAGGTTATAAGGTCGCATTTTTCTCCTTTTTCAAAAAGTTTTACTATTGAAGAAAAAATTTTCTGATGTGCTTCACTGTAAAAAAAATCAACCTTGAAATTTTCAAGAACTTTAATCCTTGCCTCTTCATCAAGAAGCATACATCCTAAAAGAGCTTTTTCCGCTTCTATGTTTTGTGGAGGAATTTTATCAACAGGAATTTCTTCCTTTTTTTTAGGCATTTTATTTTTCTCTTATTATCCAGACCTTTATTTCACCTTCTAAACCCTCTGCCAATCTTACAGGA is part of the bacterium genome and encodes:
- the dnaB gene encoding replicative DNA helicase; this translates as MPKKKEEIPVDKIPPQNIEAEKALLGCMLLDEEARIKVLENFKVDFFYSEAHQKIFSSIVKLFEKGEKCDLITLTEILKGENALKEIGGVEYLTHIVETVPTSAYVDDYMKIVREKYILRSLISNATKIISEAYNQQDEVETLLDKAESLIFEVSQNKIEREAYPLKNLIRDAIENIEKIQDKRGYVTGLPTGFIDLDKMTTGLHPSDFIIIASRPSMGKTALACNIALNLNSGVEKIPVLIFSLEMSKEQIVQRMLCSEAKVNILKLRQGLLSDKEIGRLLIAASQLEEASIFIDDTPSLNVFELRARARRLKAKENIQVIIIDYLQLMRGKGRAENRQQEISEISASLKSLAKELNIPVIAVSQLSRATEQRVDKKPQLADLRESGSIEQDADLVLLLYREEYYNETEENKGIAEVIIAKQRNGPTGSVFLTFLEEYTRFENYTPRQEI